The Haloprofundus salinisoli region CACCGACCCGGTGTACCCGTACTACCCCGGCAAGGCGCAGATGCTCGGCGGCGACGTGACGCTCGTCCCCGTCGCCGAGGGCGGCGAGGTGGACGTGGCGGCAATGCGCGAGGCGGCGACGGAGGAGACGGCGCTCATCGTCGCGAACACGCCGAACAACCCCACTGGCGTCGTCTACAGCCGAGAGACGATGGAGGGGCTCGTCGCGCTCGCAGAGGAGGTGGACGCGCTGCTGGTCGCCGACGAGGTGTACGACCACTTCGACTACACCGGTGAGTTCGAGAGCGCGCTCACCATCGACTCCGAGAACCGCATCGTCACCAGCGCGTTCTCGAAGTCGATGGCCATCACCGGGTTCCGCGTGGGCTACGCCGTCTTCCCGGAGGCGCTCGTCGACGCCGCGAAGACCCGACACATGCTCGTCAACGTCGCCGGGAGCAACCCCGCGCAGTACGCCGTCTTGCGAGCGCTCCGCGAGACGGACCCCTCGTACTACGAGGAGACGCGGGCGATGCTCCACGACCGCATCGCCGCGTTCACGGACGCGCTCGACGCCGCCGGGGCCGACTACACCCGACCGGAGGGCGCCTTCTACGTGCTCGCGCGCTTCGACGGCTTCCCGGGGACGATGGCGAACGTCGAGCGCCTCATCGACGAGGCGGGCGTCGCCGGGATGCCCGGCGAGGCGTTCGGCCCCGCTCGCGACGAGTGGATTCGGTTCGCGCTCGTCACGCCGCGGGCGCAGGAGGCGGCGAATCGGTTGGCCGATTACTTCTGAGCGTTCGCTCCGCGCCGAACACCTCCGTATTCTGACGCCCGCACGACGACTGGACCGACGGGTACACAAGCGCTCGGACGCGATGGGAGGTATGGCAAATCTCGACGTGGAACCCGTCGACGCCGTCGACGACTCCGAGGGAGCAGATGGAGACGACGCGGCGTCGATAGACGTGGAAGTCGAGGCGACCGACGACCTCTCGGAGCTCCCGGGCGAGGTCGACGCCGCGGAGTTCGTCCTCTACGGCGGCAAGGGCGGTGTCGGCAAGACGACGATGGCGGCGGCGACGGCGCTGCGGAGCGCCGCCGAGGGGACGACGACACTCGTCGTCTCCACCGACCCCGCCCACTCGCTGTCGGACACCCTCGGCGGCGAGATTCCCGCGGAACCGACGCGCATCCGTGAGGACATTCCCCTGTTCGCCGCTGAGATCGACCCCGACGCCGCGATGGACGAAGGATTGTTCGGCGAGGGCGGCGACGCGTTCGGCGGAATGGGCGGGATGGGCGACGTGTTCGGCGGGATGGGTGGCATGGGTGGAATGGGCGGCGCTGGCGGCCCCGGCGGCGCGGGCGGTGGAGGTGACGCGAACAACCCCTTCGGCGGCGACGAGAACCACTTCGGCGGCGACGAGAACCCCTTCGGCGGCGACGACGGCGAGGGCGGCCACCCGCTCCTCGACGGGACGATGCCCGGTGCGGACGAGATGGCGGCGATGCGGCAGCTGCTCGAACACATGGACGACCCGCGGTTCGACCGGGTCGTCGTCGACACCGCGCCGACCGGGCACACGCTTCGACTGCTGCAGCTGCCGGAGATGCTCGATTCGATGGTCGGCCGTCTCGTCAGTTTCCGCGAGCGGATGCGCGGGATGATGGAGAACCTCAAGGGGATGTTCGGCGGTGCCGACCCCGGCCCGTCGGGGATGGAGCAACTCGAAGAAGCGAAAGAACGAATTAAACGGCTCCGCGCCGTGCTTCGGGACCCCGAGCGAACGGATTTCCGGGTCGTGATGATTCCCGAGGAGATGAGCGTCGTCGAGTCCGAGCGCCTCGTCGCTCGCCTCGACGAGTTCCGGATTCCGGTCCGGACGCTCGTCGTCAACCGCGTGATGGAGGACCCGAGCGACGTGACGGGCATCGACCCCGAGTGGACGGTCGCGCCCGACCCCGAACACTGCGAGTTCTGTCAGCGTCGCTGGCAGGTCCAACAGCGTTCGCTCCGCCGGGCGACCGAACTGTTCCGCGGCCGCGACGTGAAGCGGGTGCCGCTGCTCGCCGACGAGGTTCGCGGTGAGGATGCCTTGCGGGTCGTCGCGGCGTGTCTGGCCTGAATCGAAACAGGTCCGCGCTCGTATCTACGACCCGAGTTTCCGTGCGAGGGCGAAGAGACTGTCCCGGATACCGTCGGGGAGGAACCGAGCGAACGAGCCGATCTCGGCGACGATGCCGACCGGGTAGCGCGCCGCCGGTTTCGTCGCGCTGGCGGCGTTGACGATGTCGTCGGCGACGCGCCGGGAGGAGACCGCGCCGGGACCGTCGCCGCCGAGCGCCTGCGTGTCCTCGAACAGTTTGTAGATCGATTCGTACGCGCCCGAGCGCTCCATTCCGTTTTCGACTTCGTCGTCGGCGCGCTCTGTGAACTGCGTCTCGACCGGCCCGGGCTCGACGAGAACCGCGTCGATACCGTACTCGTCTACTTCGGCGCGGAGCGCGTCGGTCATCGCTTCGAGCGCGAACTTCGACCCCGCGTAGACGCCGCCGCCGGGGAACGAGACGCGGCCGGCGACGCTGGTGACGTTGACGATGGTGCCGTCGCCCTCCGCTCGCATGTGCGGGAGCACGGCGCGGATGAGGCGGTGGGGTCCGAACACGTTGACGCCGAACTGTTTTTCGACCGCCTCGGTGGGGACGTCTTCGATGGGACCGAACTGCCCGTAGCCCGCGTTGTTGACGAGACAGTGGATCGCCCCCTGTTCGTCGACGATGCGGTCGACGACGCGGTCGACGTCGTCTTGGTCGGTCACGTCGAGCGTTGCGAGTTCACACCCCTCTTCGCCGAGCTGCTGGATGTCGGCAGGGTTGCGCGCCGTCGCGTACACCACCCAGTCCTCCGCGAGGAAAGCCCGGGCGGTGGCGCGACCGATACCGGATGAACAGCCAGTGATGAGGACAGTCTCTGGTTTCACACCGAAACGTCATCGCCGGGATAGTTAACTGTACGGCGTTCGGCGGGCGGGCGACCGAGTCGAAGGCTCACTCGCGGTACTCGCGCTTGACCTCGTCGGCGTAGGCGTCGGCCAGCCGCGTCGGCTCCGGGAGCTTGTAGCCGCCGCAGAGTCGTTCGACTAAATCGACCGTCGTCTCCGCGGAGACGCGGTGGCCGGGGCTGACGTACAGCGGATTTATCTTACGACTCGACGCGTACTGCCGCGACTGGAAGGCGTAGCCGATGACCGTCCCGTCGGGAGCGTCGACGCGACTGTTCGCTTCGATAGGAGTCCGCCAGCCTTCGGGTCGCTCCTCGACGCTTTCGCGCGGCGTCCCGCAGAGCAGCCCCTTGGCGACGCCGACGCTCGGCACGTCGAGGACGACGCCCATGTGCGTCGCCAACCCGGCCTGCCGGAAGTGGATGCGTCCGCTGCCGTCGAAGACGACGAGGTCCGGGTCGGTCTCCAAATTCTCGAACGCGTCGAGAATCGGACCGCCTTCGCGGAACGACAGCATGCCCGGAACGTACGGAATCGAGAGGTCGGTGACCGCGTAGGCGCGCTCGACTATCTCGGTACCGCGGGCGACGACGACGGCGCTGACGGCTTCCTCGTCCAGAAACGCCTGGTCGACGCCGGCGACGAGCGGTCGGTCGTCCCGCGGGACGAGCGTCGACTCCGCCGTCGAGACCGCCGCCGGGTCGAACTCGAACTCGTCTTCGAAGCGGGCCGCGGCGGCGATGTCTCGCTGGAGCTCCTCCATCGCCTCGCGGGAGAGCGTCGGGTCGGGGACGAACTCGGGTCGGTCGGGCATCATCGCTCAGTAGCGGCGACGGCCGCCCCCCATTCCGCCACCGCCGCCGCCGAAGTTGAGGCGGTTCGGTATCTGTTGCTGGCCTTTGACGTACTGGCCGACGAGGAGGCCGACGAAGAGGCCGGCCAGGTGGGCGTAGTGGGCGATGCCGCCGCCGAAGATCGGCGTGATAGCGCCCGTCAGGTCGAAGAGGACGTAAAAGCCGGTCAGCGCCCAGATGGGCAGCGGGATCGGCGGAATCAACAGCATCACGCGGAGGTCGGGGTTGACGACGGTGAGCAGTCCGAGAACCGCCATCGCCGCGCCGCTCGCACCGAGCACCGCCGACGTCTCGCCGGTGGCGAGCGCGGTGCCGATCTGCGCCAGTCCGGCGATTGCGCCGCTGGCGAAGAACAGGAGCGTGAAGCGTTTCGCGCCGAGGTAGCGTTCGACCAGCGGGCCGAAGAAGTACAGCACGAGGCTGTTGGCCGCGATGTGGAAGAACCCGCCGTGCGCGAGGATGGAGGTGAACCACGTCCAGACGTACTCGGGGTTCTCGGAGGTCAGAAGGAAGATGCTCCGCCACGTCTCGTTGACGGCCCCGTAGAAGGTGACCCCGGCCCCGTTCGGCGGAAGACCACCTGTAAGGAGGTAGCCGACGATGTACTCGGAGATAAACGTGAGCCACATCAGCCCGAGGAACACGTAGGTCATGTTCCCGCGGAAGTAGCCCAGCGGACCGCCGGTGCCGGTCAAACGGTCGAGGAACCCCTCGGACCGTCCGCCCGTCCGGACGCTGTCGTCGAAGTTGCTCTCGAACACTCCGCTCGGGTCGTCCCACTCACCCATTCCGGGGCAGTCGTGGTTCTCGGGGAGGCGATGTTCGGCGCAGAAGGCGTTGCCGCAGCGCCGACACTGGTACGGCAAGCTCTCGTACTCGCCGCACTCGTGACATTCTGCCATTGTGACTCCGTAGTCGGGGGGTCCTAAAAGGGGTTCGCCTCTCGTGCGAACGGAGAGGCCAGACGTCGACGTACCTCGGCTTGCAAGTACAGACCGACCGCTCGGGCCGACGGGCGACGCAGGGCTTCACTCGGTCGCTTCGGCGTCCTCGCCGTCCGCGGAGTCGGACTCCCCGGGGCCCTCGAAGTTGGTCGGAACGACGGTCACGTGGTCGACGCCGAGCCGCGGTTGTTTCGCTGCCATCTCGACCGGACGTAGCCGTCGGGAGCACAAAAGATTACCCATGCGCATAATTTATCGCGGGGCGGGTGCGGGATGCGCCCGGCGAATATTCGGGGGGAGTCGGGGAGAGTACGACGTGGAGTTCGGTCGGATGGCGGCGTGCAGTCCGAAAGAACCGGTCGAAAAGGGCGGGTCGTTTGTTCAGCCGAACTGTTCGTTGTAGAGCTCCTGAGCGTGTTCGATGGCGTCCATCGCGGCCTGCTTGTCCTCCCAGCCGAGCGTCTCGACCTGCTTGCCTTTCTCCAGGTTCTTGTACGTCTTGAAGAACTCGTCAATCTCGTTGAGCTTCTGTTGGGGGATATCTTCGAGGTCGTCGATGTGGTCGAACCGGGGGTCTTCGGTGGGCACGGCGATGACCTTGTCGTCCTGTTCGCCGTCGTCGTCCATCTTCATCAGGGCGACGGGGCGGGCCTCGATGACGCATCCGGGGAACGTCGCGTCCTCGACGAGCACCAGCACGTCGAAGGGGTCCTCGTCGTCGTAGTACGACTGCGGGATGAAGCCGTAGTCGCTCGGGTAGTGGACGTTCGAGTGCAGCACCCGGTCGAGAACGACGCCGGGGATGTCCTTTTCGTACTCGTACTTGTTGCGTTCGCCTTTCAGACACTCGACGACTGCGTAGATGACTTCCGGTGCGTTGGGTCCCGTTTCGAGGTCTTCCCAGAGATTCGTCATGCGTCCGTATATCCGCTAAGCGAGGGAAATGGTTTTCGGGACATGTGTGGGCTGTATTCACACGCCGTCTGAGGATTCGGCCACAAACTTCTTTCGTCTGTCCCGAGATAGTGGTCCTGGGAACGACACGACAGTTCGAACCGAACGCCTGACGAGAACACGTCCGAAAAGGTACGCTTGTCGGCACCAAACAAACGATTTCCGACAGGTGTCGGCGAGTTCGAAACGGCACCATAGCGCGGGTGTTCGGCAGCCCTTAACAGAAACAAACGTTGAGTTGAGAAGCGTTAAATAGTAAGATGACATTTTAATACGTATGTCAGAGGCACAAACAATCAGCGACTCCGGCAGCGCACGAGACCTGACCGCGTTCCAACAGAACATCCTCGTCATTCTCGCCGAGGAACCCATGTACGGCCTCGCCATCAAGCGCGAACTCGAGTCGTACTACGGCACCGAAGTCAACCACGGGCGTCTCTACCCCAACCTCGACGACCTCGTCGAGATGGACCTCGTCGAGAAGAGCGAGCTCGACAAGCGGACGAACCAGTACGAACTGACCGAGACCGGGCACTCGGCCGTGCTGGACCGTCTCGACTGGATGCTCTCGAAGTTCGTCACGGACGAAAGCCGGGCAGACGAAGTGCGCAGCGTTATCGAGACGTACGAGTAACACCGGGGAACGGCTCTCCGGCCTGCTCGAACAGCAGTTCGAGCGACTCACGAACCACCGTTTTTTGCGCCTCACTCGGCCAGGAGTTGCGCGGATAGTACTCCGTGAGAAACTCCTGTAGCTCCCGCGTGCCCGCCGTCTCGACGCGCCGGACGTAGTGGTTGCCCATGAAATCGGCGAACGCGCGCGCGTTCGCGGCGTGGGCGGCCCCCGCCTCCGCCTCGACGGCCGCGACCAACTCGGAGTTGTGTTTCTCGACGGCCTCCCACTCGTCCTCCTCGCCGGTGCCCGAGAGCGAGCGCTCTACCGCTCGGTCGGTGTCGTCGATTCGGTCGAGAACGACGGTTCCCTCCTCGTCTAGCCACTCTTCAGGGTACAGGACGAGCGTGTCGTCGGCCTCTCTGTAACGGGCGGTGTACCCGTGGTCGGCGAGCGACGCGTCGCGCCGCTCTCGGTACGCCTCGGCCTCGTTCGGGTCTACCGCGTCGCGTGCGAGCCGAGTCAGTCGCTCCGCCGTCGCTCGGACGTCGTCGGGAAGTTCAGCCATCGTCGAGCGCCTCGTTGGCCAAGTTGTCGGCGCGTTCGTTTATCTCTCGCGGCACGTGTTCGAGCGTCCACCGGTCGAACGCCATCAGCAGTTCGTTCGCCTTCACGCGTCGTTCGCGCAGCCCCGGGTCGTTCGTCTTCCACTCGCCGCGGACCTGCTTGACGACGAGTTGGGAGTCGCCGCGCACGTCTGCCTCCGCGAGCCCGTAGCTGCGGGCCGCCTCCAACGCCGCGATGAGCGCCTCGTACTCCGCGCGGTTGTTCGTCGTCTCGCCGATCCGTTCGGAGCCCTCGGCGACGATTCCGTCGCTCGTGACGATAGCCCACCCGATGGCCGCCGGGCCGGGGTTGCCGCGACTCGCGCCGTCGAAGTAGACGTGGCCGCGCCCACCGCCCTCCCGGAGCAGGAGCGTGAGGTCGGTCGGATTTCCACCCTGGACGACGACTTTGCTGTCGTAGGCGACGGCGACGGCGTCCCCGCGGGTCGCGCGCCACCGCTCGTGGTCGGTGTTCCCCGGAGAGACGTCGACGCCGGCGGCCTCCAGTCGCTCTCGGGCCACGTCGGCGTCGCACTCGATAGTCGGCATCGACGGAGATGCGGGCGCTCGATTGAAAGGCGATTCGTCTTTCGTCGACCTCACGGTTCGCTCGTTTCACCGTCGATGCTCGCCGCGCACGGCAGTCCTCTTCGCCGACCCAGATTTTAACAACTTCCAGCATACTATTATATAAACAGGATGGCAAGACCCTCTCGTGAGCGACGGCGCGAGCCGCGACGAGCACGTGGTAAACAGTCGGCCGACGAGGAGGCCGACGTAGACGAACTCGACGACATCGACCCCGACGACCTCGTCCGGACGGCCGACGGCGAACTCATCCACGAGGAGACGGGGTTGGTCGTCGAAGAGCAGAACATCGACCGGGGGCCGGAGTGGCGGGCGTTCAACCACTCCGAACGCCAGTCGAAGTCCCGCGTCGGCGCGCCCATCACCGAGACGATGCACGACAAGGGGTTGACGACGACCATCGACTGGAAGGACAAAGACGCCTACGGACGCTCGCTCTCCTCGGAGAAACGCAGTCAGATGCACCGCCTGCGCAAGTGGCAGGAGCGCATCCGAACCAAGGACGCCGGCGAGCGTAACCTGCAGTTCGCGCTCAGCGAGATTGACCGCATGTCGTCGGCGCTCGGTGTTCCCCGTTCCGTTCGGGAAGTCGCGTCGGTCATCTACCGCCGCGCGCTCAAGGAGGACCTCATCCGCGGGCGCTCCATCGAGGGCGTCTCGACCAGTGCGCTGTACGCCGCCTGCCGACAGGAGGGGATTCCTCGGAGTCTCGAAGAGGTCTCGGAGGTCTCGCGCGTCGAACGAAAGGAGATCGGTCGAACGTATCGCTACGTCTCTCAGGAACTCAGTCTCGAACTCGAACCGGTCGACCCAAAGCAGTACGTCCCGCGCTTCGCCTCCGCGCTCGACCTCACTGAGGAAGTTCAGAACAAGGCGAACGAGATAATCGACGAGACGGCGGCGCAGGGTCTCCTCTCGGGGAAATCGCCGACCGGATACGCGGCGGCGGCGATCTACGCGGCGTCGCTGCTCTGCAACGAGAAGAAGACTCAGCGCGAGGTCGCCGACGTCGCGCAGGTGACCGAGGTCACCATCCGCAACCGATACCAGGAACAGATCGAGGCGATGGGGATTCCGAGCTAAGCGTTAGATACGAGGACGGAACAACCCCGTCGCGTGCACTGACTCGCGCCCGACGACCGGACGCGGCTGTGCGATTCGACGGTCGTCGTGGAAGGCGGTCGTCGACGACCGAAGTCGTCTCCCGGACCGCCGCGAACTCGCTCGAATCGCCTGCTCGCAGTCCTCGCAATCGCCGCCGGAAGCTCATGCCGAAGCTTCTTACCCGCTGCGCGGCTATCGTAGTCGATGCGGCTCGACGACTACATCGAGTTCGAGGAGAACGAACGCGCCGAGCGACGGCGTCTGGCGATGGAGAAGTCCTACGCCATCGTCGACCACCTCGAATCCTTCCAACACCGGTTCGACGAGCGGGTGCAGGGTGATTCGCTGTTCGGGAGCGTCTCGCCCTCGATCTTCGTCGGCCGCGCGAACTACCCGAACGTCTCGACGGGCATTCTCTCTCCCGTGGGCTTCGAAGAGGACGCCGCCTCCTTCGAGACCAGCGGCGCGTGGTACGACGAGGGCGTCGGCATCGAGGACGTGTTCCAGCGTCGGACGAGTTTGCTGAACTCGAATCAGTCCACCGGGGTGAAGGTGGGCGCGGAGGCGAACGTCCACGACGTCTGGGACGGCTTCCTCGGCGTCCAGCGAGAGGTCGCCATCGCCGACCGACCGGTGTCGGTCGAAATCGGCCTCGACGGCCGCCCGGACCTCGACTTCGACGTCGGCCGAAACGACGTGGCGACGCCGACGGGACCCCGCGCCCGAGCGCAGTCGGCCGACTTAGCCGAGAACCCACACGTTCCACGCCCAGTGAAGAAGACGCTCGAAGACGACGACTGGCAAGCGCAGGGGGCGATGACCTACCTCTACCGCCGCGGCCTCGACGTCTACGACATCAACACGGTGCTCTCGGCGGGGGCGCTCGGCGAGTCCGCGAGTCGCAGACTCGTCCCGACGCGGTGGTCCATCACCGCGGTCGACGACACCGTGGGTCAGTATCTCCGCGGAACGATTCACGACGCCCCGAGCGTCGACACCGTGCAGGTGTGGCGCAACGAGTATCTCGGCAACGCGTTCTGGGTGATTCTCGCGCCCGGACAGTGGGAGTACGAACTGGTCGAGATGAAGGCACCGGGGAGCATCTGGAACCCCGACCCCGAGTCGGGGATGTGGGTCGCAAGCGACCGCGAAGGGTTCGAGGGCCGAACGCAGTACGTCGACGAGACGGCGGGCGCGTACTACGCCGCGAGACTCGGCGTGCTCGAACATCTCTCGACCATCGGGCGTCAGGCGAAGGTGCTCGTCCTCCGGCACGTCTCCGACGACTACTGGGGACCGGTCGGCGTCTGGCAGGTCCGCGAGTCGGTGCGCCACGCCTTCGAGGGCCAACACGGCGAGAGCGAGACGTTCGCCGACGCCGTTCGGGAAGTGGCGAACGTGCTCCCGGTGTCGATGGCGGAGCTCCGGCGAAAATCCGCGATGGTCGCGGGCTTGCAGACGAATCTCGCGGACTTCGGCGTCGGGACGCCGGGCGACGACTGACGGGAAATTACTTGTAAGTTCGCTGAGGAAGTCGAAACAATGCTCGTGCTACAACTGCTCCCCGGCGGTGCGGTTTTCGCCATCTTCGGCGTCTTCTACCTCTTGATGGCGCTCGTTCCGATCATCGCGCTGTACTTGTTGCACAAAATCCGCAAGGACACTGCGTCGATGGCCGACTCGTTAGAGCGAATCGCCACCGACAATCGACCGTAGCGACTACGCCGTGTCGAGATTCGCGTACGCCTCGTCGACCAACTCGCCGGTCTCGGCGACGACATCGGCCATCTCCTCGTCGTCGGGCGCGATACCCGTCAGGCGGGCGATGCGCATGATACTCACGTGGTACACCGTCTGGACGTCCGGTTCCTCCTCCCAGACGACGACGTTACAGGGGAACAGCGCGCCGATTTTGCCGTCGGAGGCGTCGAGTACCCGGTCGGCGATAGCCGGGTTGCACGCGCCGAGTACGTAGTAGGGGTCGCGGTCGGCGTCGACCTTCTCGTTGAGCAACTCTGACGGAGAGAACTCCGCCGGGATGCCGAACCCCGCGTCGAGAAACGTCTCTCGGACGTGCTCGACGGCCTCCTCGTGTTCCATGTGGAGCGTCGCGCGTTTCTCGCCGATGTCGCCGGCGTCGAGCGCCGACGGGTCGATTGGGAGCGCCATAGCTCACGGTTGGCGCGTCGACGCAAAAAGCGGGGTGGTCGTCGCCGTTCAGTTCGACGTCTCGACCGGACCGTCGCCGGCGACGGCGCGGATCTCGTGGACGAACGTCTGCCGCGTGTCGAAGTACGTCTCGTCGACGCGGTCGAGGACGTCCGAGAGCGTCTGCGGGCCGCTCGGCGTCCGGACGACGGCGTCGCCCTCTTTCTGTCGGATGCTGCTCGCCTGCTGCGGCCAGGTCAGTCGGGACGCGACCTGCGCCAGCGGTGCGCCGTCGACCGGCTCGCCGTCGCCGAGTTCGACGACTGGCCCCTCGTCTTCGGCATCGTCGTCAGCCATACCCGGCGGTTTGCCACCGCCGACATTAATCTCTTCGACCCGCCTCCGCGGCGAGCATCGATTGGGCGCGTATCGACGGCCCGCGCCGACCGACGCGAGAACTCCCCCATCGGAGAGGTGAACACGACGACGCGTGCAGCCGATTCGTGCCCGTTCGTGGCTGTGTTCGCGGATTGTCTGACGTATGTCTGACGTATCGTTTTGTGGGGGGGTTACGTAGCCGCGGCCATGACGAGTCTCTCGGAGGCGTACAGAGCGGGAACGAAGCACGCGAGCCCCCGTCGACTGTACGCGGGAGTCGGGCTGTTTCTCGCCGGCACACTGCTCGTCGTTCTCGGTATCCTCGCCGCGACGACGAACTTCCTCGTCGGTGCAGAGGCTCCCCTCTGGCAGGCGCGGGAGCTCGGTATCACGCTGGGCGGCCTCGGCATCCCGGCGGTGTTTCTCGGCATCTTCGCCATCCTCCCCGCCGGACGCCGGACCCGCTTCGCCGCCGTCGTCGGCGCGCTCGTGACGCTCGCCGGCGTCGCGCTGTTCTGGGAGGCGTACCCCTGTCAGTGGTCCGGCGCGAACTGCCCGAGCGTCCAGGGTCCGGAGCTCACGCTCCCGACGGTCGGCCTGTACTTCCTCGGCAGCGCCACCACCTTCTGGTGTCTGTTCATCGGTGTGGCGAACTTCAAGACGCGAAACGATCCCGGCGGAACGGTCCGCATGGAGATCACGCGACAGGGCGAGACGAAGATCGTCGAAGTCGAACGCCCCGTCGCGGGCGGTCTGGGCGGTATCGGACTGCTCGGTGCGACGCCCGACGGCGACGTGGAGACGCAGACGAACCAGCCGACGAACGGGCGGTCGGTGGACAGAGTCGACGACGTCTCGCAGCCGCCGCGAACCCGAGGCGACTCCTCGGCGACGGGCGTCGCTTCGGACTCGTCGCAGTCGTCCGGATGGGGCAGCGCCGCTAACTCGACGGTCAGTGACGGCGGCGCGACGGAGGCGGACATCTACTCGCCGCTGGACGACCCCGTCCCCGGCGACGCGGAGGTGCTGTCGCCGGAGACCGAGACGCCGAGTCAGCCCCGGCAACCGAAAGGCGACAGCTACTGCGGCAGCTGCGCGCACTTCGAGTACGTTCGGACCGACCGCGGGATGCAGCCGTACTGCCACTACCACTCCGAAGTGATGGACGACATGACCGCCTGCGAGGAGTGGAGCAGTCGGAGCGAGAGCCGCCGCTGAGCGATCGAGTGCGGTTCTCTACGCCTTCAAACGGCGGCTAACGTCTCCTCTACGTCGTCCCAGTGACTCCCCTTCCAGAAACACTGCCCGCAGCGCGTGCATCGAAACACTGCGCGCTCGTCCGGGTCCGGAGCGTACTCGGGCGTTTCGTCGTCGCCGTCGACGCGCTCGACGGGGCCGTTGCACCGCCCGCAGCGCGCGGGCCGCTCGTCGAGCGTGAGGTCGAATCCCGCGTCTCGTAGCTCCCGCAATTGGCCGACGACCGCGCAGGATTCGAGGAGGACGCCGCCGTTCGCGCGCCGAGCGAGTTGCACGTCGCGCGTGAGGAGCCGACGACCCTCTGCCTCCGCGAGCGCCAGCAGTCGGTCGTCCGCTTCGACCTCCCTGTCGAGGGCGTAGACGGCGTCGTAACCGCACATCCGAAGATACACCGCGAGTTTGCCGAGCATCACGTCGAGTAACAGCGGCGCGTCCGCGGAGTCCGCAGACCGGGTCGGCGCTCCGGATTCGCCCGTCATCTCAGTGCAGGAACTCGCGGACGCCCGCTGCGTCGCGGGCGTTGAGCACGTCCGCCGTTTCGGCCCAGCCGCGGCGCGCGGTGTGGACGCCGTAGCGGACGTTCTCGAACTCGCCGGGGCTGTGCGCGTCGGTGTTGATAGCGATGGTCGCGCCCGCGTCGACGCCCACCTTGACGACTTCGCCCCAGAGGTCGAGTCTCGCGGGGTTCGCGTTGATTTCGAGCGCGGTGCCGTGTTCGGCGGCGGCCGCGGCGAGGCGGTCGAAGTCGAGGTCTAACCCCGCGCGCTGGTTGATGAGCCGTCCGGTCGGATGGCCGAGCACGTCG contains the following coding sequences:
- a CDS encoding pyridoxal phosphate-dependent aminotransferase, which encodes MDYEEPLFFRVMRYAAAADRDVVDMVSGNPDWDAPEALRDGLCEFADADADAFQYGPSAGLSELRGEIADRRNVDPSQVVVTNGAGEANYLAMARALERDAGNGVLLTDPVYPYYPGKAQMLGGDVTLVPVAEGGEVDVAAMREAATEETALIVANTPNNPTGVVYSRETMEGLVALAEEVDALLVADEVYDHFDYTGEFESALTIDSENRIVTSAFSKSMAITGFRVGYAVFPEALVDAAKTRHMLVNVAGSNPAQYAVLRALRETDPSYYEETRAMLHDRIAAFTDALDAAGADYTRPEGAFYVLARFDGFPGTMANVERLIDEAGVAGMPGEAFGPARDEWIRFALVTPRAQEAANRLADYF
- a CDS encoding ArsA family ATPase → MANLDVEPVDAVDDSEGADGDDAASIDVEVEATDDLSELPGEVDAAEFVLYGGKGGVGKTTMAAATALRSAAEGTTTLVVSTDPAHSLSDTLGGEIPAEPTRIREDIPLFAAEIDPDAAMDEGLFGEGGDAFGGMGGMGDVFGGMGGMGGMGGAGGPGGAGGGGDANNPFGGDENHFGGDENPFGGDDGEGGHPLLDGTMPGADEMAAMRQLLEHMDDPRFDRVVVDTAPTGHTLRLLQLPEMLDSMVGRLVSFRERMRGMMENLKGMFGGADPGPSGMEQLEEAKERIKRLRAVLRDPERTDFRVVMIPEEMSVVESERLVARLDEFRIPVRTLVVNRVMEDPSDVTGIDPEWTVAPDPEHCEFCQRRWQVQQRSLRRATELFRGRDVKRVPLLADEVRGEDALRVVAACLA
- a CDS encoding SDR family oxidoreductase, producing the protein MKPETVLITGCSSGIGRATARAFLAEDWVVYATARNPADIQQLGEEGCELATLDVTDQDDVDRVVDRIVDEQGAIHCLVNNAGYGQFGPIEDVPTEAVEKQFGVNVFGPHRLIRAVLPHMRAEGDGTIVNVTSVAGRVSFPGGGVYAGSKFALEAMTDALRAEVDEYGIDAVLVEPGPVETQFTERADDEVENGMERSGAYESIYKLFEDTQALGGDGPGAVSSRRVADDIVNAASATKPAARYPVGIVAEIGSFARFLPDGIRDSLFALARKLGS
- a CDS encoding endonuclease V, with product MMPDRPEFVPDPTLSREAMEELQRDIAAAARFEDEFEFDPAAVSTAESTLVPRDDRPLVAGVDQAFLDEEAVSAVVVARGTEIVERAYAVTDLSIPYVPGMLSFREGGPILDAFENLETDPDLVVFDGSGRIHFRQAGLATHMGVVLDVPSVGVAKGLLCGTPRESVEERPEGWRTPIEANSRVDAPDGTVIGYAFQSRQYASSRKINPLYVSPGHRVSAETTVDLVERLCGGYKLPEPTRLADAYADEVKREYRE
- a CDS encoding rhomboid family intramembrane serine protease, encoding MAECHECGEYESLPYQCRRCGNAFCAEHRLPENHDCPGMGEWDDPSGVFESNFDDSVRTGGRSEGFLDRLTGTGGPLGYFRGNMTYVFLGLMWLTFISEYIVGYLLTGGLPPNGAGVTFYGAVNETWRSIFLLTSENPEYVWTWFTSILAHGGFFHIAANSLVLYFFGPLVERYLGAKRFTLLFFASGAIAGLAQIGTALATGETSAVLGASGAAMAVLGLLTVVNPDLRVMLLIPPIPLPIWALTGFYVLFDLTGAITPIFGGGIAHYAHLAGLFVGLLVGQYVKGQQQIPNRLNFGGGGGGMGGGRRRY
- a CDS encoding inorganic diphosphatase, whose protein sequence is MTNLWEDLETGPNAPEVIYAVVECLKGERNKYEYEKDIPGVVLDRVLHSNVHYPSDYGFIPQSYYDDEDPFDVLVLVEDATFPGCVIEARPVALMKMDDDGEQDDKVIAVPTEDPRFDHIDDLEDIPQQKLNEIDEFFKTYKNLEKGKQVETLGWEDKQAAMDAIEHAQELYNEQFG
- a CDS encoding PadR family transcriptional regulator gives rise to the protein MSEAQTISDSGSARDLTAFQQNILVILAEEPMYGLAIKRELESYYGTEVNHGRLYPNLDDLVEMDLVEKSELDKRTNQYELTETGHSAVLDRLDWMLSKFVTDESRADEVRSVIETYE
- a CDS encoding DUF7108 family protein, producing the protein MAELPDDVRATAERLTRLARDAVDPNEAEAYRERRDASLADHGYTARYREADDTLVLYPEEWLDEEGTVVLDRIDDTDRAVERSLSGTGEEDEWEAVEKHNSELVAAVEAEAGAAHAANARAFADFMGNHYVRRVETAGTRELQEFLTEYYPRNSWPSEAQKTVVRESLELLFEQAGEPFPGVTRTSR
- the rnhA gene encoding ribonuclease HI, with product MPTIECDADVARERLEAAGVDVSPGNTDHERWRATRGDAVAVAYDSKVVVQGGNPTDLTLLLREGGGRGHVYFDGASRGNPGPAAIGWAIVTSDGIVAEGSERIGETTNNRAEYEALIAALEAARSYGLAEADVRGDSQLVVKQVRGEWKTNDPGLRERRVKANELLMAFDRWTLEHVPREINERADNLANEALDDG